The genomic segment TTCCATTTATAAAACCCACAATTTCCCAGCACTTCTTCTTCACCATCTGCAATCGATTGTCTTTCACCAAATTTTTAGTCAAAATTGTCTGTAAATGGCTGATCATAAGAAGTTGCTGCTGCATGAACTGCTGAAAGAAAACCAGGAGCCTTTTCACTTGAAGAATTACATCGCGGAGAGGCGATCCCTGTTGAAAAACCCGGCTCAGAAAACCGTTTTACAGATCAAAAAGCAGAGACCGATTGAATCTGCAGCCTCCACTTGTTTCACAAAGCCCGGGAATTTATGCAAACATGCTTGTTTCCTGTCGTTTCAGAACTCGCCGGACGTGAGAAGATCCCCCTTCCCATCGCCTCTGAAGAGCCCTTGTAAGTCTCCACGCGGCGGCGCCACCGTGTTTCTCCATGTCCCATCCAGAACCGCCGCTATGCTTGTCGAAGCTGCCATGAAGATTCAGAAACAGCAGCAGTCGAAAACCAACAAACCTAGGCTCGGGCTGTTTGGTTCCTTGCTCAAAAGACTCAAGGATCGGAGCAAGAATAAAAATCCTGCTATCGTGAATAACGAAATCCGACCTTCGACGAATCACCAGCACGAATTGGAGGggaaaattgaagaaaatgtGAGGATTTCGTGTTCCTGCGATAACCGTGCGGCTGAACTGGAGGCCTCAACCAGTAGTTGCGGGTATCGTAACTTGGAAGATATGGTAGATAACGATTTTATCTCCGAAGATACGCTATTTTGCGAAAGCCCTTTCAGATTTTCTCTGCGCCGAAGCCCGTCTTGCTCAGGAAGCAACGCCGGAC from the Primulina tabacum isolate GXHZ01 chromosome 16, ASM2559414v2, whole genome shotgun sequence genome contains:
- the LOC142530102 gene encoding uncharacterized protein LOC142530102 — protein: MADHKKLLLHELLKENQEPFHLKNYIAERRSLLKNPAQKTVLQIKKQRPIESAASTCFTKPGNLCKHACFLSFQNSPDVRRSPFPSPLKSPCKSPRGGATVFLHVPSRTAAMLVEAAMKIQKQQQSKTNKPRLGLFGSLLKRLKDRSKNKNPAIVNNEIRPSTNHQHELEGKIEENVRISCSCDNRAAELEASTSSCGYRNLEDMVDNDFISEDTLFCESPFRFSLRRSPSCSGSNAGQTPEFCSPAASPRLPVKQEKESYKTKSPKDISGEEEEEHCSPVSILDPPFEDEDGHESEKEAEEDDYDLDGTSYDNVQRAKQQLLYRLRRFEKLAELDPVELERKMLDSSDDEFDQETVTETDQDDPLSRHDIFSAKGKIASSTSGDKEVVFGIVFNRSGSWKEVEFDTIDRMIDVDFKMDFDGWNGFQEVVEDIAVEFELELFEMFVEELHGEELLYAWIMVGYDSLYT